One stretch of Plutella xylostella chromosome 15, ilPluXylo3.1, whole genome shotgun sequence DNA includes these proteins:
- the LOC105386124 gene encoding probable maleylacetoacetate isomerase 1 translates to MASPAVLHGFFASSCTWRVRAALVLKSIPYEERHVDIVHLKTHLSDQYQAVHPAQKVPALEIDGTTLVESMAILQYLEDTRPRPALAPAAPLPRARMREIVETIVSGIQPLQNVGVRGLLGSDEEYSAFSRGAARRGLQTLEALLARSAGQYCVGDQLSMADLCFVPQLFNAVGRLKLDISDLPTISKLYAKLSKEEIFMKTHPRTVKHLSET, encoded by the exons ATG GCGTCGCCAGCCGTCCTGCACGGGTTCTTCGCGTCGTCCTGCACGTGGCGGGTGCGCGCGGCGCTGGTGCTGAAGAGCATCCCGTACGAGGAGCGCCACGTGGACATCGTGCATCTCAAGACGCACCTCTCCGACCAGTACCAGGCGGTGCACCCCGCGCAGAAGGTGCCCGCGCTTGAGATCG ATGGCACGACGTTGGTGGAGTCGATGGCGATCCTGCAGTACCTGGAGGAcacccgcccgcgccccgcgctcgcccccgccgcccccctACCCCGCGCCCGCATGAGGGAGATCGTCGAG ACAATAGTGTCGGGGATCCAGCCGCTGCAGAACGTGGGGGTGCGTGGCCTGCTGGGGTCGGACGAGGAGTACTCGGCCTTCAGtcggggcgcggcgcggcgcgggttGCAGACCCTGGAGGCACTTCTGGCCAGGTCCGCGGGGCAGTACTGCGTGGGCGACCAGCTCTCCATGGCCGATTTGTGCTTCGTGCCGCAGCTGTTCAACGCTGTCGGCAG ACTGAAACTGGACATCAGTGACCTTCCGACCATCTCCAAGCTCTACGCGAAGTTGTCTAAAGAGGAGATCTTCATGAAGACTCATCCCAGGACAGTCAAACATCTTTccgaaacataa
- the LOC105386169 gene encoding uncharacterized protein LOC105386169, producing the protein MRRRLATSLLLAAVALSSSALLVQEQQPLRIYDNIRNRIDSRNIFYTIFCKEAIGTVRTREVLKLCRFLESKELERDNNERMRVLVARDDGEGASPGGHRQEQWHNYPRRLDRLQPVPFERHKPAHRKRTPDPEDRDLTDEVVPEYINDLTKERLAKQNLNKIYDAILASADPLLLLDIRLAGLIDRNSNLTKNPEFMMDDTRYPQYTDDQDELLSEEINPVIEVVRVNSDDIPNILESETLDSPAEVPAKRMFSLWSRLQGLAHERGHQLHHRRHLHTFMHPDLRDLGDLTLTAETRAFMRPPGSPLRWG; encoded by the exons ATGCGGCGGCGCCTGGCGACCTCGCTGCTGCTGGCCGCGGTGGCGCTCTCCTCCAGCGCCCTGCTCGTGCAGGAGCAGCAGCCGCTCCGGATATACGACAATATTAGAAATAGAATCGACAgtagaaatatattttacactATCTTTTGTAAAGAAGCAATCGGCACAGTCAGAACGAGAGAAGTCCTGAAACTGTGCAGGTTTCTGGAATCAAAAGAGCTGGAGCGCGACAATAACGAGCGGATGCGAGTGTTGGTGGCGCGCGACGACGGCGAGGGCGCGTCCCCCGGCGGGCACCGCCAGGAGCAGTGGCACAACTACCCACGCCGCCTCGACCGCCTGCAGCCCGTCCCCTTCGAGAGGCACAAACCAGCGCACAGGAAGAGAACCCCCGACCCCGAAGACCGCGACCTCACAGACGAAGTCGTACCCGAATACATCAACGACCTGACCAAGGAACGCCTCGCCAAGCAGAACCTGAACAAAATATACGACGCCATTCTAGCCTCCGCAGACCCTCTCCTGCTCCTGGACATCCGCCTCGCGGGCCTTATTGATCGCAATAGTAATCTAACAAAAAACCCAGAGTTTATGATGGATGATACCAGATATCCTCAATACACTGATGATCAGGATGAGCTGTTGTCAGAAGAAATTAATCCAGTTATAGAAGTAGTAAGAGTGAACAGCGACGACATTCCGAACATTCTGGAGTCAGAAACTTTGG ACTCCCCTGCCGAGGTGCCGGCGAAGCGCATGTTCTCCCTGTGGAGCCGGCTGCAGGGGCTGGCTCACGAGCGCGGGCACCAGCTGCACCACCGGCGCCATCTGCACACCTTCATGCACCCCGACCTGCGCGACCTCGGGGACCTGACGCTCACGGCCGAGACCCGCGCCTTCATGCGGCCCCCCGGCTCCCCGCTGCGATGGGGCTAA